The Rhododendron vialii isolate Sample 1 chromosome 6a, ASM3025357v1 genome includes a window with the following:
- the LOC131329635 gene encoding uncharacterized protein LOC131329635, with translation MEQKRHCGMLIMGILGATSVIQHWVFFPSYFLPFPYLLGGSEAKDQDTKRTPSLVPQCLPGLVPQDRGSHSTFTVSERDVHLPSPVVELIPLKMAHPYKYAGNSVDLQGLNVFKGRISVADTGSEMIYLIVSTLLPCT, from the exons ATGGAACAAAAAAGGCATTGTGGAATGCTGATAATGGGGATATTAG GGGCAACTTCTGTGATACAACactgggttttttttccttcctatttTTTACCTTTCCCATACCTTTTG GGAGGATCTGAAGCCAAGGACCAGGATACAAAGCGCACACCATCGCTGGTTCCTCAGTGCTTGCCTGGCTTGGTACCACAAGACCGGGGAAGTCACAGCACGTTCACCGTGTCCGAGAGAGATGTGCATCTCCCTTCACCGGTTGTCGAGCTTATCCCATTGAAG ATGGCTCACCCTTACAAGTATGCAGGGAACAGTGTGGACTTGCAAGGGCTAAATGTGTTCAAG GGGAGAATCAGTGTTGCGGATACTGGCTCTGAAATGATATATTTGATAGTTAGTACATTGCTTCCCTGTACATAG
- the LOC131329634 gene encoding pentatricopeptide repeat-containing protein At1g80150, mitochondrial, which produces MLALRLVRKFGTHAIAAAANTLPTPFAKSVPKQTAIGGLEEPALVKLKAERDPEKLFHLFKANSRNRLVIENRFAFEDTVSRLAGAGRLDYVEDLLEHQKALPQGRREGFVVRIIMLYGKAGMVSHAVDTFNNMHSYGCRRTVKSFNAALKVLTQTRDLTAVESFLTEVPWKYGIQIDILSVNIVIKAFCEMGILEKAYLVMVEMEKIGIRPDVYTYTTLLSTFYKNNQPEVGNGLWNLMLLKDCLPNLATFNVRIQFLVNKGRAWDANSLMGVMWHIRIPPDLVTYNLVIKGFCRAGYMEMAKRVYSALLNNGHKPNLKIYQTMIHYLCEGGDFDLAYTMCKDSMSRNWFPNVDTICRLFEGLRMTGELGKASYIMKLAKKRVPPLTADQLHASQSILQRR; this is translated from the coding sequence ATGCTAGCTTTGCGCCTTGTTCGCAAATTCGGTACCCACGCCATAGCTGCTGCTGCCAATACACTCCCGACTCCCTTTGCGAAGTCCGTTCCTAAACAAACGGCCATAGGAGGTTTAGAGGAGCCTGCACTTGTTAAGCTTAAGGCCGAGAGAGACCCCGAGAAGCTGTTCCATCTATTCAAGGCCAATTCCCGCAACAGACTTGTTATTGAAAACCGGTTCGCGTTTGAGGATACTGTGTCCCGGTTAGCTGGGGCGGGAAGGTTGGATTACGTAGAGGACCTACTTGAGCACCAGAAGGCTCTCCCACAGGGCCGTCGTGAAGGCTTTGTCGTTCGGATTATAATGTTGTATGGAAAAGCTGGAATGGTTAGTCATGCTGTTGATACTTTTAATAATATGCATTCCTATGGTTGTCGTAGGACTGTTAAGTCTTTCAATGCTGCactgaaggttttgacacaaaCTCGCGATTTAACTGCAGTTGAGTCGTTTCTCACGGAGGTTCCGTGGAAGTATGGTATTCAGATTGATATTCTTTCTGTTAATATTGTTATTAAAGCATTTTGTGAAATGGGTATCTTGGAGAAAGCTTATTTAGTCATGGTAGAGATGGAAAAAATTGGAATAAGACCTGATGTTTATACTTACACGACACTTTTATCGACATTTTATAAGAATAATCAGCCAGAGGTTGGCAATGGGTTGTGGAATCTTATGTTGCTTAAGGATTGTTTGCCCAACCTTGCAACCTTCAATGTTAGGATTCAGTTTCTGGTGAACAAAGGAAGAGCTTGGGACGCTAACAGTCTGATGGGTGTGATGTGGCATATTAGGATACCTCCTGATCTGGTGACTTATAATTTGGTGATCAAAGGCTTTTGCCGAGCTGGTTATATGGAAATGGCGAAAAGGGTTTATTCTGCTTTACTTAACAATGGACATAAGCCGAATCTGAAAATTTATCAGACTATGATCCATTATCTGTGTGAAGGAGGGGACTTTGATTTGGCATATACAATGTGTAAAGACAGCATGAGTAGGAATTGGTTTCCGAACGTGGATACCATCTGTAGGTTATTTGAAGGCTTGCGGATGACTGGGGAGCTTGGGAAGGCTAGCTATATCATGAAGTTGGCTAAAAAACGGGTGCCCCCTTTGACTGCAGACCAATTACATGCCTCGCAGTCTATACTTCAGAGAAGGTGA
- the LOC131329636 gene encoding FRIGIDA-like protein 1, with protein MAATMKTISAALKLVDAKKENLRKALEDLQSHSSPLSSTFTLTWPDLDSYFSSLHSSLRHKFQILQSQQQQSQFPNTPNPKPPPIPSQLQNANNPPNSQSLDAKEGSEEAAVWVPARAELVSLCEKMDGLGLRKYILERPKERNTIKAELADALGHAPDAAAMVLGAMEGFYGANSGKGSKDIESTAIRRSCVVLLEGLRRRVGSEIGGEVREKARGLAGEGKGKISRGGGGNGLEGFGFFCLVAAYGVADGFDVGELVDLGVEVARFKEAVELFRIIGFGDKISDIILKLIGQGKQLVAARFILEFELSAKFPPVPLLEEYVKESKRLAKKVLKGKKNTLKSQKEAFTKEANTYKSVIKLIEDYKLGSEFLNLKEKLMKRLETVEKLKSDRKPYAATPASQTQQQPKPQKLSGSKRPRNTAPARPTAISMSVAATSSTVPVFQQSHPQAAGLLPHLPPYSGSPAGPYGLAGSTPAVASYAGSSAAGLYGSTGAPFGDPGNFMPSQTHVMPSQTQVMPSQTQAYSSEAHMATGYYDRPVAYGGYAFPPQYHQPYYPQ; from the exons ATGGCGGCGACGATGAAAACAATCTCCGCCGCTCTGAAACTCGTCGACGCGAAGAAAGAAAATCTCCGTAAAGCCTTAGAAGACCTCCAATCCcactcctctcctctctcctccaccTTCACCCTCACCTGGCCCGACCTCGACTCCTACTTCTCTTCCCTCCACTCCTCCCTCCGTCACAAGTTCCAAATCCTCCaatcccaacaacaacaatccCAATTCCCGAACACCCCCAATCCCAAACCACCCCCAATTCCATCACAACTTCAAAACGCTAATAATCCACCCAATTCCCAAAGCCTAGATGCTAAGGAAGGGTCGGAGGAGGCCGCGGTCTGGGTTCCGGCTCGGGCCGAGTTGGTATCGTTATGTGAGAAGATGGACGGGTTAGGGCTAAGGAAATACATACTGGAGAGGCCAAAGGAGAGAAACACAATAAAGGCTGAATTGGCGGATGCGTTGGGGCACGCACCGGACGCGGCGGCGATGGTTTTGGGAGCGATGGAAGGGTTCTACGGGGCGAATTCGGGGAAGGGGAGTAAGGATATCGAGTCGACGGCGATAAGGAGGAGCTGTGTGGTTTTGTTGGAGGGGTTGAGGAGGAGGGTGGGGAGCGAGATTGGGGGGGAAGTGAGGGAGAAGGCGAGGGGGTTGGCGGGGGAGGGGAAGGGGAAGATAAGTAGGGGTGGAGGGGGGAATGGGCTGGAggggtttgggtttttttgtCTGGTTGCCGCGTATGGCGTGGCGGATGGGTTTGATGTGGGGGAACTGGTTGATTTGGGTGTAGAAGTGGCGAGGTTTAAGGAGGCTGTGGAGTTGTTTCGCATTATTGGTTTCGGTGATAAGATATCTG ACATTATTCTCAAACTTATTGGTCAGGGCAAACAACTTGTGGCAGCCAGATTTATTTTGGAATTTGAGCTTTCTGCGAAGTTCCCACCAGTACCACTCTTAGAAGAATACGTCAAGGAGTCCAAGCGGCTGGCTAAGAAAGTTCTCAAGGGTAAAAAGAACACTCTTAAATCACAG AAAGAGGCCTTCACAAAGGAAGCCAATACATATAAGTCGGTGATCAAACTCATTGAGGACTATAAGCTTGGATCTGAGTTTCTGAATCTGAAGGAGAAACTTATGAAACGCCTTGAGACAGTAGAGAAGCTGAAGTCGGACAGGAAACCCTACGCAGCAACCCCTGCTTCTCAGACCCAGCAGCAGCCAAAGCCACAGAAACTGAGTGGAAGCAAGCGTCCTCGGAATACTGCACCAGCTCGTCCAACCGCAATTTCAATGAGTGTTGCTGCTACAAGTTCCACCGTTCCTGTATTTCAGCAGTCTCATCCACAGGCGGCAGGTTTGTTGCCACATCTTCCTCCTTACTCAGGCTCACCAGCTGGCCCATATGGCTTGGCAGGTTCTACTCCTGCCGTTGCCTCCTATGCAGGCTCATCTGCTGCTGGCTTGTACGGGTCAACAGGAGccccttttggtgaccctgggaactttatgCCTTCACAGACCCATGTGATGCCTTCGCAGACCCAAGTGATGCCTTCACAGACCCAGGCATACTCTTCTGAAGCACACATGGCAACTGGTTATTATGATAGGCCAGTTGCCTATGGCGGTTATGCTTTTCCACCACAATATCATCAGCCTTACTATCCCCAGTAA